In the genome of Capra hircus breed San Clemente chromosome 5, ASM170441v1, whole genome shotgun sequence, one region contains:
- the CTDSP2 gene encoding carboxy-terminal domain RNA polymerase II polypeptide A small phosphatase 2, whose protein sequence is MEHGSIITQARREDALVLTKQGLVSKSSPKKPRGRNIFKALFCCFRAQHVGQSTSSTELSPYKEEPNTIAKSDLLQCLQYQFYQIPGTCLLPEVTEEDQGRICVVIDLDETLVHSSFKPINNADFIVPVEIEGTTHQVYVLKRPYVDEFLRRMGELFECVLFTASLAKYADPVTDLLDRCGVFRARLFRESCVFHQGCYVKDLSRLGRDLRKTLILDNSPASYIFHPENAVPVQSWFDDMADTELLNLIPIFEELSGAEDVYTSLGQLRAP, encoded by the exons AG GCCTGGTGTCCAAGTCCTCTCCTAAGAAGCCACGTGGCCGTAACATCTtcaaggcccttttctgctgtttTCGTGCCCAGCATGTTGGCCAGTCAACCTCCTCCACTGAGCTCTCCCCCTACAAGGAGGAACCCAACACCATTGCTAAG TCGGATCTGCTCCAGTGCCTCCAGTACCAGTTTTATCAG ATTCCAGGGACCTGCTTGCTCCCAGAGGTGACAGAGGAAGATCAGGGAAGAATCTGCGTGGTCATTGACTTGGATGAAACCCTTGTGCATAGCTCCTTTAAG CCAATCAACAACGCTGACTTCATAGTGCCTGTAGAGATCGAAGGGACCACTCACCAG GTATACGTGCTCAAGAGGCCATACGTGGACGAGTTCCTGAGACGGATGGGGGAGCTCTTTGAATGTGTTCTCTTCACTGCCAGCCTGGCcaag taTGCTGACCCCGTGACGGATCTGCTGGACCGGTGTGGGGTGTTCCGGGCTCGCCTGTTTCGTGAGTCCTGTGTGTTCCACCAGGGCTGCTACGTCAAGGACCTCAGCCGCCTGGGAAGGGACCTGAGGAAAACCCTCATTCTGGACAACTCGCCTGCTTCCTACATCTTCCACCCAGAGAATGCA gtGCCTGTGCAGTCTTGGTTTGACGACATGGCGGACACTGAGTTGCTTAACCTGATCCCAATCTTTGAGGAGCTGAGCGGAGCTGAGGATGTCTACACCAGCCTGGGGCAGCTGCGGGCCCCTTAG